One part of the Gadus macrocephalus chromosome 8, ASM3116895v1 genome encodes these proteins:
- the gtf2b gene encoding transcription initiation factor IIB isoform X2: protein MICPECGLVVGDRVIDVGSEWRTFTNEKATKDPSRVGDAQNPLLNGGDLTTMISKGTGAASFDEFGNSKYQNRRTMSSSDRAMLNAFKEITTMADRINLPRNIIDRTNNLFKQVYEQKSLKGRANDAIASACLYIACRQEGVPRTFKEICAVSRISKKEIGRCFKLILKALETSVDLITTGDFMSRFCSNLGLPKHVQMAATFIARKAVELDLVPGRSPISVAAAAIYMASQASAEKKTQKEIGDIAGVADVTIRQSYRLIYPRAPDLFPPDFKFDTPVDKLPQL from the exons GCGACCGTGTGATCGACGTGGGCTCAGAATGGAGGACCTTCACCAATGAGAAAGCCACCAAAGACCCGTCCAGAGTGGGAGACGCCCAGAACCCCCTGCTGAACGGAGGAGACCTCACCACCATGATCAGCAAG GGCACCGGCGCCGCCAGCTTCGACGAGTTTGGCAACTCCAAGTACCAGAACCGCCGCACCATGAGCAGCTCGGACCGCGCCATGCTGAACGCCTTCAAGGAGATCACCACCATGGCGGACCGCATCAACCTGCCCAGGAACATCATC GACCGAACAAATAACTTATTCAAGCAAGTTTACGAACAGAAGAGCCTGAAAGGTCGTGCCAATGACGCCATCGCCTCGGCCTGCCTCTACATCGCCTGCAGACAGGAAGGAGTCCCCAGGACATTTAAAG agaTCTGCGCCGTGTCCCGCATCTCCAAGAAGGAGATCGGCCGCTGCTTCAAGCTGATCCTGAAGGCCCTGGAGACCAGCGTGGACCTCATCACCACCGGGGACTTCATGTCCCGCTTCTGCTCCAACCTGGGCCTGCCCAAGCACGTGCAGATGGCCGCCACCTTCATCGCCCGCAAGGCGGTGGAGCTGGACCTGGTGCCCGGCCGCAGCCCCATCTccgtggccgccgccgccatctaCATGGCCTCCCAGGCCTCGGCCGAAAAGAAGACCCAGAAGG AGATCGGGGACATCGCCGGCGTGGCAGACGTGACGATCCGGCAGTCCTACCGGCTGATCTACCCCCGCGCCCCGGACCTCTTCCCCCCCGACTTCAAGTTCGACACACCCGTGGACAAGCTGCCTCAACTGTGA
- the pkn2a gene encoding serine/threonine-protein kinase N2 isoform X3: MAADSVQGDARGQLVSEQLGLGQNLDLSDTMVQQKLDEIKDQIRREIRKELKIKEGAENLRKVTTDKKSLAYVDNMLKKSSKKVEELHLELQELNAHLVVKDPEELLECPLTPDTPNSEARMFTSSSRLAALKKQNDIELKVKQGAENMIQMYSNVSSKDRKLLAAAQQMLQDSKMKIEFIRMQILKASQANELSFDNNDVMAKPIISPLDLRVEELCHHARIESAVAEGAKNVMKLLGTGKVTEKRAHSEAQARFNESNQKLDLLRYSLEQRLSELPKNHPRSSSIVEELALLSSPALSPRASMLSTQNQYSTVAKPAALTGTLDVRLMGCQDLLESVPGRSKAASVALPGWSPSETRSSFISRANRNRGASARNLTKSEDLSNEISAVLKLDNTVVGQTGWRPGSNQSWDQKFTLELDRSRELEISVYWRDWRSLCAVKFLRLEDFLDNQRHGMCLYLEPQGMLFAEVTFFNPVIERRPRLQRQKKIFSKQQGKTFLRAPQMNINIATWGRLVRRAIPTVSTNSFSPQAADSGPSSQPGSPTPSSDTLVTKLDFDKEPIPVPKHYPEPDDISEPPTQDKMADKEEVQDALASFDFLNRRNSMAVKTELDHLVDQELQQPELELSALQQDNQLREEEHFHFSLKDFKCVAVLGRGHFGKVLLAEYKSTGEMFAIKALKKGDIVARDEVDSLMCEKRIFETVNSVRHPFLVNLFACFQTQEHVCFVMEYAAGGDLMMHIHADVFSEPRAIFYAACVVLGLQFLHDHKIVYRDLKLDNLLLDTEGYVKIADFGLCKEGMGFRDRTSTFCGTPEFLAPEVLTETSYTRAVDWWGLGVLIFEMLVGESPFPGDDEEEVFDSIVNDEVRYPRFLSTEAISIMRRLLRRSPERRLGAGEKDAEEVKKHLFFRNLDWNGLLAKKVKPPFVPTIQGNSDVSNFDNEFTSEAPILTPPREPRPLGADEQNMFHDFDYIADWC, from the exons atggccgccgatTCCGTGCAG GGGGATGCCAGGGGCCAGCTGGTGTCGGAACAGCTGGGACTTGGCCAGAACCTGGATCTGTCTGACACCATGGTCCAGCAGAAACTGGACGAGATCAAGGACCAGATCCGCCGCGAGATCCGCAAAGAGCTCAAGATcaaggagggagcagagaaccTGCGCAAG GTGACCACGGACAAGAAGAGCCTGGCCTACGTGGACAACATGCTGAAGAAGTCCagcaagaaggtggaggagctgcatCTGGAGCTGCAGGAGCTCAACGCCCACCTCGTGGTCAAAGACCCGGAGGAGCTGCTCG AATGCCCCCTGACGCCGGACACGCCCAACAGCGAGGCCAGGATGTTCACCAGCAGCAGTCGCCTCGCTGCCCTGAAGAAGCAGAACGACATCGAGCTGAAGGTCAAACAGGGGGCGGAGAACATGATCCAGATGTACTCCAACGTCTCCTCCAAG GATCGCAAGTTGCTCGCGGCCGCTCAACAGATGCTCCAGGACAGCAAGATGAAGATCGAGTTCATCCGCATGCAGATCCTGAAGGCCAGCCAGGCCAACGAGTTGAGCTTCGATAACAACGACGTTATGG CCAAGCCCATCATCAGCCCTCTGGACCtgcgggtggaggagctgtgtcACCACGCCAGGATAGAGTCCGCCGTCGCAGAGGGCGCCAAGAACGTCATGAAGCTCCTCGGAACCGGGAAGGTCACCGAGAAGAGGGCGCACTCGgag GCCCAGGCGCGGTTCAACGAGTCCAACCAGAAGCTGGACCTGCTGCGCTACTCCCTGGAGCAGCGGCTCAGCGAGCTGCCCAAGAACCACCCGCGCAGCAGCAGCATCGTGGAGGAGCTGGCGCTGCTGTCGTCCCCGGCCCTCAGCCCCAGGGCCAGCATGCTGTCCACCCAGAACCAGTACAGCACCGTGGCCAAGCCCGCCGCCCTCACAG gcACGCTGGACGTCAGGCTGATGGGCTGCCAGGACCTGCTGGAGAGTGTGCCGGGCCGCTCCAAGGCGGCGTCGGTGGCGCTGCCGGGCTGGAGCCCCAGCGAGACGCGCTCCTCCTTCATCAGCAGGGCCAACCGCAACCGGGGCGCCAGCGCACGCAACCTCACCAAGAGCGAAGACCTCTCCA atgagATCAGCGCAGTGCTGAAGCTGGACAACACGGTGGTGGGGCAGACCGGCTGGAGGCCCGGCAGCAACCAGTCCTGGGACCAGAAGTTTACCTTGGAGCTCGACCGG TCCCGTGAGCTGGAGATCTCGGTGTACTGGAGGGACTGGCGCTCGCTGTGCGCCGTCAAGTTCCTGCGGCTGGAGGACTTCCTGGACAACCAGCGCCACGGCATGTGTCTCTACCTGGAACCCCAGGGCATGCTGTTTgctgag GTGACCTTCTTCAACCCCGTCATCGAGAGGCGGCCCAGGCTCCAGAGACAGAAGAAGATCTTCTCCAAGCAGCAAG ggaaGACCTTCCTGCGGGCCCCTCAGATGAACATCAACATCGCCACGTGGGGCCGGCTGGTGAGGCGGGCCATCCCCACGGTCAGCACCAACTCCTTCAGCCCCCAGGCCGCGGACTCTGGGCCCAGCAGTCAGCCGGGCTCCCCCACACCCTCCAG TGACACGCTGGTGACCAAGCTGGACTTTGACAAGGAGCCAATCCCAGTACCCAAGCACTACCCTGAGCCAGATGACATCAGCGAACCCCCGACACAGGACAAGATGGCCGACAAGGAAGAGGTACAG GACGCCCTGGCGTCGTTTGACTTCCTGAACAGGAGGAACAGCATGGCGGTGAAGACGGAGCTGGACCACCTGGTGGACCAGGAGCTCCAGCAGCCGGAGCTGGAGCTCAGCGCCCTGCAGCAGGACAACCAGCTACG GGAAGAAGAGCATTTCCACTTCAGCCTGAAGGACTTCAAGTGCGTGGCGGTGCTTGGTCGGGGTCACTTTGGAAAG GTGCTGCTGGCGGAGTACAAGAGCACCGGGGAGATGTTCGCCATCAAGGCCCTGAAGAAGGGAGACATCGTGGCCCGGGACGAGGTGGacag cctgatgTGTGAGAAGCGTATCTTCGAGACGGTGAACAGCGTGCGCCACCCCTTCCTGGTCAACCTGTTTGCGTGCTTCCAGACCCAGGAGCACGTGTGCTTCGTCATGGAGTACGCGGCGGGGGGAGACCTGATGATGCACATCCACGCCGACGTCTTCTCCGAGCCCCGCGCCAT ATTCTACGCCGCATGTGTTGTATTAGGATTACAGTTCTTACACGACCACAAGATTGTGTACAG AGATCTAAAGCTGGATAATCTGCTGCTGGACACGGAGGGTTATGTGAAGATTGCGGACTTTGGGCTTTGCAAAGAAG ggatgGGTTTCCGGGACCGCACCAGTACGTTCTGCGGCACGCCCGAGTTCCTGGCGCCCGAGGTCCTGACGGAGACGTCGTACACTCGGGCCGTGGACTGGTGGGGCCTGGGGGTCCTCATCTTCGAGATGCTGGTCGGGGAG tcccCGTTCCCCggtgacgatgaggaggaggtgttcgACAGCATCGTCAACGACGAGGTGCGCTACCCGCGCTTCCTCTCCACCGAGGCCATCTCCATCATGAGGAGG CTGCTGAGACGGAGTCCGGAGAGACGGCTGGGCGCCGGAGAGAAGGACGCCGAGGAGGTGAAGAAGCACCTGTTCTTCAGG AACCTGGACTGGAACGGGCTGCTGGCCAAGAAGGTGAAGCCCCCGTTCGTGCCCACCATCCAGGGCAACAGCGACGTCAGCAACTTCGACAACGAGTTCACGTCGGAGGCACCCATCCTGACCCCGCCCCGCGAGCCGCGGCCGCTGGGGGCCGACGAGCAGAACATGTTCCACGACTTTGACTATATCGCCGACTGGTGCTAG
- the pkn2a gene encoding serine/threonine-protein kinase N2 isoform X2, which produces MRELVRSDDTMAEPEPSDGEDVLGDARGQLVSEQLGLGQNLDLSDTMVQQKLDEIKDQIRREIRKELKIKEGAENLRKVTTDKKSLAYVDNMLKKSSKKVEELHLELQELNAHLVVKDPEELLECPLTPDTPNSEARMFTSSSRLAALKKQNDIELKVKQGAENMIQMYSNVSSKDRKLLAAAQQMLQDSKMKIEFIRMQILKASQANELSFDNNDVMAKPIISPLDLRVEELCHHARIESAVAEGAKNVMKLLGTGKVTEKRAHSEAQARFNESNQKLDLLRYSLEQRLSELPKNHPRSSSIVEELALLSSPALSPRASMLSTQNQYSTVAKPAALTGTLDVRLMGCQDLLESVPGRSKAASVALPGWSPSETRSSFISRANRNRGASARNLTKSEDLSNEISAVLKLDNTVVGQTGWRPGSNQSWDQKFTLELDRSRELEISVYWRDWRSLCAVKFLRLEDFLDNQRHGMCLYLEPQGMLFAEVTFFNPVIERRPRLQRQKKIFSKQQGKTFLRAPQMNINIATWGRLVRRAIPTVSTNSFSPQAADSGPSSQPGSPTPSSDTLVTKLDFDKEPIPVPKHYPEPDDISEPPTQDKMADKEEDALASFDFLNRRNSMAVKTELDHLVDQELQQPELELSALQQDNQLREEEHFHFSLKDFKCVAVLGRGHFGKVLLAEYKSTGEMFAIKALKKGDIVARDEVDSLMCEKRIFETVNSVRHPFLVNLFACFQTQEHVCFVMEYAAGGDLMMHIHADVFSEPRAIFYAACVVLGLQFLHDHKIVYRDLKLDNLLLDTEGYVKIADFGLCKEGMGFRDRTSTFCGTPEFLAPEVLTETSYTRAVDWWGLGVLIFEMLVGESPFPGDDEEEVFDSIVNDEVRYPRFLSTEAISIMRRLLRRSPERRLGAGEKDAEEVKKHLFFRNLDWNGLLAKKVKPPFVPTIQGNSDVSNFDNEFTSEAPILTPPREPRPLGADEQNMFHDFDYIADWC; this is translated from the exons ATGCGTGAGCTGGTCCGCTCAGACGACACCATGGCCGAGCCGGAGCCGTCAGACGGGGAAGATGTCCTG GGGGATGCCAGGGGCCAGCTGGTGTCGGAACAGCTGGGACTTGGCCAGAACCTGGATCTGTCTGACACCATGGTCCAGCAGAAACTGGACGAGATCAAGGACCAGATCCGCCGCGAGATCCGCAAAGAGCTCAAGATcaaggagggagcagagaaccTGCGCAAG GTGACCACGGACAAGAAGAGCCTGGCCTACGTGGACAACATGCTGAAGAAGTCCagcaagaaggtggaggagctgcatCTGGAGCTGCAGGAGCTCAACGCCCACCTCGTGGTCAAAGACCCGGAGGAGCTGCTCG AATGCCCCCTGACGCCGGACACGCCCAACAGCGAGGCCAGGATGTTCACCAGCAGCAGTCGCCTCGCTGCCCTGAAGAAGCAGAACGACATCGAGCTGAAGGTCAAACAGGGGGCGGAGAACATGATCCAGATGTACTCCAACGTCTCCTCCAAG GATCGCAAGTTGCTCGCGGCCGCTCAACAGATGCTCCAGGACAGCAAGATGAAGATCGAGTTCATCCGCATGCAGATCCTGAAGGCCAGCCAGGCCAACGAGTTGAGCTTCGATAACAACGACGTTATGG CCAAGCCCATCATCAGCCCTCTGGACCtgcgggtggaggagctgtgtcACCACGCCAGGATAGAGTCCGCCGTCGCAGAGGGCGCCAAGAACGTCATGAAGCTCCTCGGAACCGGGAAGGTCACCGAGAAGAGGGCGCACTCGgag GCCCAGGCGCGGTTCAACGAGTCCAACCAGAAGCTGGACCTGCTGCGCTACTCCCTGGAGCAGCGGCTCAGCGAGCTGCCCAAGAACCACCCGCGCAGCAGCAGCATCGTGGAGGAGCTGGCGCTGCTGTCGTCCCCGGCCCTCAGCCCCAGGGCCAGCATGCTGTCCACCCAGAACCAGTACAGCACCGTGGCCAAGCCCGCCGCCCTCACAG gcACGCTGGACGTCAGGCTGATGGGCTGCCAGGACCTGCTGGAGAGTGTGCCGGGCCGCTCCAAGGCGGCGTCGGTGGCGCTGCCGGGCTGGAGCCCCAGCGAGACGCGCTCCTCCTTCATCAGCAGGGCCAACCGCAACCGGGGCGCCAGCGCACGCAACCTCACCAAGAGCGAAGACCTCTCCA atgagATCAGCGCAGTGCTGAAGCTGGACAACACGGTGGTGGGGCAGACCGGCTGGAGGCCCGGCAGCAACCAGTCCTGGGACCAGAAGTTTACCTTGGAGCTCGACCGG TCCCGTGAGCTGGAGATCTCGGTGTACTGGAGGGACTGGCGCTCGCTGTGCGCCGTCAAGTTCCTGCGGCTGGAGGACTTCCTGGACAACCAGCGCCACGGCATGTGTCTCTACCTGGAACCCCAGGGCATGCTGTTTgctgag GTGACCTTCTTCAACCCCGTCATCGAGAGGCGGCCCAGGCTCCAGAGACAGAAGAAGATCTTCTCCAAGCAGCAAG ggaaGACCTTCCTGCGGGCCCCTCAGATGAACATCAACATCGCCACGTGGGGCCGGCTGGTGAGGCGGGCCATCCCCACGGTCAGCACCAACTCCTTCAGCCCCCAGGCCGCGGACTCTGGGCCCAGCAGTCAGCCGGGCTCCCCCACACCCTCCAG TGACACGCTGGTGACCAAGCTGGACTTTGACAAGGAGCCAATCCCAGTACCCAAGCACTACCCTGAGCCAGATGACATCAGCGAACCCCCGACACAGGACAAGATGGCCGACAAGGAAGAG GACGCCCTGGCGTCGTTTGACTTCCTGAACAGGAGGAACAGCATGGCGGTGAAGACGGAGCTGGACCACCTGGTGGACCAGGAGCTCCAGCAGCCGGAGCTGGAGCTCAGCGCCCTGCAGCAGGACAACCAGCTACG GGAAGAAGAGCATTTCCACTTCAGCCTGAAGGACTTCAAGTGCGTGGCGGTGCTTGGTCGGGGTCACTTTGGAAAG GTGCTGCTGGCGGAGTACAAGAGCACCGGGGAGATGTTCGCCATCAAGGCCCTGAAGAAGGGAGACATCGTGGCCCGGGACGAGGTGGacag cctgatgTGTGAGAAGCGTATCTTCGAGACGGTGAACAGCGTGCGCCACCCCTTCCTGGTCAACCTGTTTGCGTGCTTCCAGACCCAGGAGCACGTGTGCTTCGTCATGGAGTACGCGGCGGGGGGAGACCTGATGATGCACATCCACGCCGACGTCTTCTCCGAGCCCCGCGCCAT ATTCTACGCCGCATGTGTTGTATTAGGATTACAGTTCTTACACGACCACAAGATTGTGTACAG AGATCTAAAGCTGGATAATCTGCTGCTGGACACGGAGGGTTATGTGAAGATTGCGGACTTTGGGCTTTGCAAAGAAG ggatgGGTTTCCGGGACCGCACCAGTACGTTCTGCGGCACGCCCGAGTTCCTGGCGCCCGAGGTCCTGACGGAGACGTCGTACACTCGGGCCGTGGACTGGTGGGGCCTGGGGGTCCTCATCTTCGAGATGCTGGTCGGGGAG tcccCGTTCCCCggtgacgatgaggaggaggtgttcgACAGCATCGTCAACGACGAGGTGCGCTACCCGCGCTTCCTCTCCACCGAGGCCATCTCCATCATGAGGAGG CTGCTGAGACGGAGTCCGGAGAGACGGCTGGGCGCCGGAGAGAAGGACGCCGAGGAGGTGAAGAAGCACCTGTTCTTCAGG AACCTGGACTGGAACGGGCTGCTGGCCAAGAAGGTGAAGCCCCCGTTCGTGCCCACCATCCAGGGCAACAGCGACGTCAGCAACTTCGACAACGAGTTCACGTCGGAGGCACCCATCCTGACCCCGCCCCGCGAGCCGCGGCCGCTGGGGGCCGACGAGCAGAACATGTTCCACGACTTTGACTATATCGCCGACTGGTGCTAG
- the pkn2a gene encoding serine/threonine-protein kinase N2 isoform X1: protein MRELVRSDDTMAEPEPSDGEDVLGDARGQLVSEQLGLGQNLDLSDTMVQQKLDEIKDQIRREIRKELKIKEGAENLRKVTTDKKSLAYVDNMLKKSSKKVEELHLELQELNAHLVVKDPEELLECPLTPDTPNSEARMFTSSSRLAALKKQNDIELKVKQGAENMIQMYSNVSSKDRKLLAAAQQMLQDSKMKIEFIRMQILKASQANELSFDNNDVMAKPIISPLDLRVEELCHHARIESAVAEGAKNVMKLLGTGKVTEKRAHSEAQARFNESNQKLDLLRYSLEQRLSELPKNHPRSSSIVEELALLSSPALSPRASMLSTQNQYSTVAKPAALTGTLDVRLMGCQDLLESVPGRSKAASVALPGWSPSETRSSFISRANRNRGASARNLTKSEDLSNEISAVLKLDNTVVGQTGWRPGSNQSWDQKFTLELDRSRELEISVYWRDWRSLCAVKFLRLEDFLDNQRHGMCLYLEPQGMLFAEVTFFNPVIERRPRLQRQKKIFSKQQGKTFLRAPQMNINIATWGRLVRRAIPTVSTNSFSPQAADSGPSSQPGSPTPSSDTLVTKLDFDKEPIPVPKHYPEPDDISEPPTQDKMADKEEVQDALASFDFLNRRNSMAVKTELDHLVDQELQQPELELSALQQDNQLREEEHFHFSLKDFKCVAVLGRGHFGKVLLAEYKSTGEMFAIKALKKGDIVARDEVDSLMCEKRIFETVNSVRHPFLVNLFACFQTQEHVCFVMEYAAGGDLMMHIHADVFSEPRAIFYAACVVLGLQFLHDHKIVYRDLKLDNLLLDTEGYVKIADFGLCKEGMGFRDRTSTFCGTPEFLAPEVLTETSYTRAVDWWGLGVLIFEMLVGESPFPGDDEEEVFDSIVNDEVRYPRFLSTEAISIMRRLLRRSPERRLGAGEKDAEEVKKHLFFRNLDWNGLLAKKVKPPFVPTIQGNSDVSNFDNEFTSEAPILTPPREPRPLGADEQNMFHDFDYIADWC from the exons ATGCGTGAGCTGGTCCGCTCAGACGACACCATGGCCGAGCCGGAGCCGTCAGACGGGGAAGATGTCCTG GGGGATGCCAGGGGCCAGCTGGTGTCGGAACAGCTGGGACTTGGCCAGAACCTGGATCTGTCTGACACCATGGTCCAGCAGAAACTGGACGAGATCAAGGACCAGATCCGCCGCGAGATCCGCAAAGAGCTCAAGATcaaggagggagcagagaaccTGCGCAAG GTGACCACGGACAAGAAGAGCCTGGCCTACGTGGACAACATGCTGAAGAAGTCCagcaagaaggtggaggagctgcatCTGGAGCTGCAGGAGCTCAACGCCCACCTCGTGGTCAAAGACCCGGAGGAGCTGCTCG AATGCCCCCTGACGCCGGACACGCCCAACAGCGAGGCCAGGATGTTCACCAGCAGCAGTCGCCTCGCTGCCCTGAAGAAGCAGAACGACATCGAGCTGAAGGTCAAACAGGGGGCGGAGAACATGATCCAGATGTACTCCAACGTCTCCTCCAAG GATCGCAAGTTGCTCGCGGCCGCTCAACAGATGCTCCAGGACAGCAAGATGAAGATCGAGTTCATCCGCATGCAGATCCTGAAGGCCAGCCAGGCCAACGAGTTGAGCTTCGATAACAACGACGTTATGG CCAAGCCCATCATCAGCCCTCTGGACCtgcgggtggaggagctgtgtcACCACGCCAGGATAGAGTCCGCCGTCGCAGAGGGCGCCAAGAACGTCATGAAGCTCCTCGGAACCGGGAAGGTCACCGAGAAGAGGGCGCACTCGgag GCCCAGGCGCGGTTCAACGAGTCCAACCAGAAGCTGGACCTGCTGCGCTACTCCCTGGAGCAGCGGCTCAGCGAGCTGCCCAAGAACCACCCGCGCAGCAGCAGCATCGTGGAGGAGCTGGCGCTGCTGTCGTCCCCGGCCCTCAGCCCCAGGGCCAGCATGCTGTCCACCCAGAACCAGTACAGCACCGTGGCCAAGCCCGCCGCCCTCACAG gcACGCTGGACGTCAGGCTGATGGGCTGCCAGGACCTGCTGGAGAGTGTGCCGGGCCGCTCCAAGGCGGCGTCGGTGGCGCTGCCGGGCTGGAGCCCCAGCGAGACGCGCTCCTCCTTCATCAGCAGGGCCAACCGCAACCGGGGCGCCAGCGCACGCAACCTCACCAAGAGCGAAGACCTCTCCA atgagATCAGCGCAGTGCTGAAGCTGGACAACACGGTGGTGGGGCAGACCGGCTGGAGGCCCGGCAGCAACCAGTCCTGGGACCAGAAGTTTACCTTGGAGCTCGACCGG TCCCGTGAGCTGGAGATCTCGGTGTACTGGAGGGACTGGCGCTCGCTGTGCGCCGTCAAGTTCCTGCGGCTGGAGGACTTCCTGGACAACCAGCGCCACGGCATGTGTCTCTACCTGGAACCCCAGGGCATGCTGTTTgctgag GTGACCTTCTTCAACCCCGTCATCGAGAGGCGGCCCAGGCTCCAGAGACAGAAGAAGATCTTCTCCAAGCAGCAAG ggaaGACCTTCCTGCGGGCCCCTCAGATGAACATCAACATCGCCACGTGGGGCCGGCTGGTGAGGCGGGCCATCCCCACGGTCAGCACCAACTCCTTCAGCCCCCAGGCCGCGGACTCTGGGCCCAGCAGTCAGCCGGGCTCCCCCACACCCTCCAG TGACACGCTGGTGACCAAGCTGGACTTTGACAAGGAGCCAATCCCAGTACCCAAGCACTACCCTGAGCCAGATGACATCAGCGAACCCCCGACACAGGACAAGATGGCCGACAAGGAAGAGGTACAG GACGCCCTGGCGTCGTTTGACTTCCTGAACAGGAGGAACAGCATGGCGGTGAAGACGGAGCTGGACCACCTGGTGGACCAGGAGCTCCAGCAGCCGGAGCTGGAGCTCAGCGCCCTGCAGCAGGACAACCAGCTACG GGAAGAAGAGCATTTCCACTTCAGCCTGAAGGACTTCAAGTGCGTGGCGGTGCTTGGTCGGGGTCACTTTGGAAAG GTGCTGCTGGCGGAGTACAAGAGCACCGGGGAGATGTTCGCCATCAAGGCCCTGAAGAAGGGAGACATCGTGGCCCGGGACGAGGTGGacag cctgatgTGTGAGAAGCGTATCTTCGAGACGGTGAACAGCGTGCGCCACCCCTTCCTGGTCAACCTGTTTGCGTGCTTCCAGACCCAGGAGCACGTGTGCTTCGTCATGGAGTACGCGGCGGGGGGAGACCTGATGATGCACATCCACGCCGACGTCTTCTCCGAGCCCCGCGCCAT ATTCTACGCCGCATGTGTTGTATTAGGATTACAGTTCTTACACGACCACAAGATTGTGTACAG AGATCTAAAGCTGGATAATCTGCTGCTGGACACGGAGGGTTATGTGAAGATTGCGGACTTTGGGCTTTGCAAAGAAG ggatgGGTTTCCGGGACCGCACCAGTACGTTCTGCGGCACGCCCGAGTTCCTGGCGCCCGAGGTCCTGACGGAGACGTCGTACACTCGGGCCGTGGACTGGTGGGGCCTGGGGGTCCTCATCTTCGAGATGCTGGTCGGGGAG tcccCGTTCCCCggtgacgatgaggaggaggtgttcgACAGCATCGTCAACGACGAGGTGCGCTACCCGCGCTTCCTCTCCACCGAGGCCATCTCCATCATGAGGAGG CTGCTGAGACGGAGTCCGGAGAGACGGCTGGGCGCCGGAGAGAAGGACGCCGAGGAGGTGAAGAAGCACCTGTTCTTCAGG AACCTGGACTGGAACGGGCTGCTGGCCAAGAAGGTGAAGCCCCCGTTCGTGCCCACCATCCAGGGCAACAGCGACGTCAGCAACTTCGACAACGAGTTCACGTCGGAGGCACCCATCCTGACCCCGCCCCGCGAGCCGCGGCCGCTGGGGGCCGACGAGCAGAACATGTTCCACGACTTTGACTATATCGCCGACTGGTGCTAG